A segment of the Anthonomus grandis grandis chromosome 11, icAntGran1.3, whole genome shotgun sequence genome:
ACTGTTGGCATTCAGAGGTAGATGCAGTTTCAAGCAGTATATACCTAGTAAGCCAGCGAAGTATAGGGTAAAGGTTTTTGCTTTGGCTGGTTCTAAGACTGCTTACACTATTAATTTAGAAACCTATGTTGGAAAGCAACCTGATGGCCCATACCAAATGAGTAACTCAGCCGAAGATATTGTTTTACGTTTGATAGAGCCCGTTCAAGATAGTAACAGAAACATTACGGGCGACAACTGGTTCACAAGCCTTCCTCTGGCTAAAAAACttctgaataataaaaaactaacataTGTTGGCACGATAAGGAAAAATAAACGTGAAATACCCAAGGAATTTCTAccagataaatttaaaatgccagCGTCTTCCATTTTTGGATTTCAAGAAGACGTAACTTTAGTTTCAtattgtccaaaaaaaaataaaacagtattaTTACTGTCAAGTATGCATCATAGTCCTTCGATTGACCAGTCATCTAACGGTAAAAACAAACCtgaaattataacattttataattcGACAAAAATTGGTGTGGATTTGGTCGATCAGCTTTGTGGAAATTATGATGTGTCAAGAACTACGAGACGCTGGCCTATGGTACTCTTTTTTGACCTGCTTAATATAATAGGAATTAACGCAGCCTGCATTtataattcttataattttaacaaaacagtgagaaaaaccgaatttttacaaaatgtaagTTGGCAATTGATAAAGCCACAAATAGAACGACGATCAAATATTGTGTCTATTCCCAGAGAATAACGAAGGCGGGCGAAGCTGTTATTGGATGGAGAGGAAGCTGAACCAATTATTGCTCGCCGAAATGGATCGTGCGGGCGCTGTTATCAGTGTGGACGTCAAAGAGATAAAAGTACAAGAAAATGGTGCTTCAAATGCCAACAGTGGACCTGTGGAGAGCATCTGCGTGAAATATGTACgaattgttttgaaaattagtaaTACTCACTTtatcagtaaataaaaatttttcactACCAtctctgtatttttatttatttaatttaggaattatttagaataaagaaagaaatattttttttgcaaatatttaataattaggaGCTGGGTGACACATGTCACCCGCGGGACTATCCACGTAACAAACTTAGGCGCGCTTAACGGAGGGTTAAAATTGGACACTACTATActaataaaatccttttttttaaatgaacttttaaaacataataaccAAGATAGATAAAAGATGTTACCAGTTGATATCCTTATTATAATGTACAAATTCTTCAACGTTATAAAAGCTATTTCTTaagaagatttaaatttattctttgaAACTGCTGTAGCGGAAAGTTCTAACACTTGGGTAAAGTATAAATAATGGATGCATgtataattagaatattttcataatttgttTATGTCAAGGTAAAATAATTCCTTAGGAAAGAAATAAGAGTAAAAACATGACTCTGAGTTAACTATCTTGGTAGTGACAGCAATTTTGGttaagtaactttttttcttattaccaACTTTTCACTATTTCcaagaatattttcatgaaatatcAAGAATACAGAATCATTTCAGTTTCTTACAGAATCATTTTATATACAAACGTTtcttatatctcaaaaactgcccgagttagaggcaattttccGGACCAATGTCCAAGAATCACAAAATTTGAGGTTTCCAATCACATAATTCAACATCCAGATTTTTTCATTCATTGGCtgacatttttgggtataactcaggaactacttggaatattttaataatttttatacatcAAGGTAAAGTAATTCCTTATGAAGGATTTAAGGGTGAAACATGACTCTGAGTTAACTCTGTTGGTGGTTATAGAAATTTTGgttaggatatttttttttaaattttcttagcaAATTGTCactatttttgagaatattttacagaaatatcaagaatattcttaaaaaggttTCAGATACATTTCTTatcaaataatttcatatatgaaggtttcttgtatcttaaaaactggcTGAACTAGAGACAATTTTGCCAACTAATATCCAAGAGCCACTGAATTTGAGGTATAacttattggaatattttttttatgtcaagGTAAAGTGATTCCTTAGGAAagatttaagggtaaaaacatgATGCTGGActaatattttagaagttaCAGGAGTTTTGTTTAAGGCACTTTTTTATGGCATAGactattttaaaggcaaattaattataatagggACTTTAAAGGGACACAATATAACAAATTCCAAATAAAATGAATTGATTTTGGCAACTTGTTACTTAGTTCTGAGACATGTTGGTCCCAAATCCAGGAAACATCAAGGTGTTTCCTTAACACCCAGGAATCAGATACTGTtggcaatatttaaattgagaGTTTGCTGTATTAAGACACaagtttatttatcaaaaaccatCTATTCACATCTGACTGTGCCTCAACAGTGACTTTAGAATTTTGGAAAAAGACAAAATCTTTTTGTCCCTGACACTTGAAACCATCCTTTAAGTCTTTTCCAACTGATTAAAACTGAGTTTTTGTGTTAtacctgattaaaaaaatttaaaattggagCAGTTAAAGACACTGTAAATCTAAAAACTGcctaaaaagcaaaaaatgacCTTAGTGACTATTGGTAAGAAAAAAGAAGATTACTTTGAGGCACTTTAAACCATCTTTTTAGCCtgaataacatacattttaaaagGAACTCTAAGCACATTATAGGAGTTCAATTTGAATGATTACATAATCTCATTCAATATGCAAAAATCCATTAATCATTTGGCATCTTTTCCTgtaaacgtaaattattttaaactaacaTGTGTTCAAACACCATTTGTTTACCAAAAGCCAATTAATCTATTAATTTTACACTTGTTCAACAATCAAGATTTTAATGATGATTTACTTAATAATCTTAAGTCAATTACTTGTTTATTTGTCACACACTAGACGCTCAAGTACAAAGTATGTAAACCACCTTTTATCAGTAactattcaattaaaattaagcttGTTAATCAAAAACAATCATACTAAAAGGAGTTTTTGTTACCTGTTTAATTATGGCCACCAGTTCATGTCTTTGATCATCAGTCTCGACTTCATATTGTTTGGCAACGTCAAGCAGAAGGAAGCAACGGTGGTACTGTAAAGCTTGCAGCTCACACCATTGCCCGAATAGGAGTTTGCCTATCGGTTGCTGTTCTACTATGAATTCGTACCGAAcatctattaaaaaatgttataataaacATTATAGGATTAGTTATGTAACAGGTTGGacaaacctattttattaactaGCTCAAGGCATTGGGATATATGGGGAAACTGGAGGATTTTCTTCCATTTTTTGCTCTTTCCCTTATTATTATCAGATCCacctgaaaattttattgaagtCATAATTAAAGGCTTCATGGGGAGGGGTTTGATGTGAACAGTAAAGACTTAAAAACAGTAGGGCTCTATTCTAGTTATCTAGAGCTACTTGCATTAACCTATTGATATAGTTAGGACTTACCTTCCCTAGCCTTAAGGTAAACTGTGTTGGCCACAATATTTTCCAATTCCATGAGTTCCAGCGTGATTAAATTGGTGAATTTAAACGGTCGGGTGAAACTATAGACTCAAATCCCCGGGATTACATGGGAGTCTCCGACTGTAACATCCTTACACAACGAGTTTGGTTGGTTTTACCGATACTCATATCTGGACTGACACCAGCGTTGTACAAAGTTGATAAATTAGGACCGGGGACATTAGACTACCGTTCCCCAATGATATTTCCCAATTTAACGTTCGGGAAAGCCTTTAAATCggatattttttctgtttgtaaataaaaacataaaaagggcGTGCCTAAAACACGGACCCTAAAACACGGTCAAATCGGCATTGTCgtgattataaaatttgattagagATTACGGAGATTGACAGGTGACAAGTGACGATGACAGGAGCAATCTTAAGCAATTTCCATTAGTATTGTGTGCAATTTAATAGTAAAACTGGTTtaaatgtgtaaaaaattaacagcataatagagcaaaaaaaaaaaccgtttttaagCAAATAATTTTACGTTTATAAGTTATATCTACATAATTGCCATATTTTACGTCAGAGAAACTGCAGACATTCCCATATGCCTAGGGATATCTTATGTCAGATCTAGGGGATTTTGGACTATCTGAGGGAAGTTGTTTGACAAGCTGTTATTGTCACTGACATAATTGTCAATGTTCTGTCAGTGGTCATCATAATCTGTTTTTCACTTGAATTTTCCAGCTCAAGTCAAAGCAAAGgttcaaaaatagtaaataactATTAAACCGATCCCTGGTCTTCATTTATTAGGCAATTGCATCATGAATTACCTAAATATTTccttagtatttatttttatattccaaGCTGCACAAGCAGAGTGGAACACCCAAGATTTCTTGAAAAGGGAGCATACCCTCATTAGGCCCTATTATGGtgagtaatatttaaattattatgcgGCTAGTAAGTAGCAAGCAAACACTTATTTACTATTACCACATTTTTTGGCTCAATTAGTTAAATTCATGCTACTTAGTACCAGTACAATTACTTTGTAGGTTCAGGAATAGATATTCCTTATTGGCAGTTTACCGGGAGCACTATAGTTACCCCAAACTATATCAGGTTAACTGCAGACCTGCCAAGCAAGTCTGGTGCTATATGGAACACTATGGTAAGCTTTTAATCTATACATTTGTTGCCATTATGGCAGATATAGTTCGGAAACCTTAAGCTATAACCACTTTGTTTCACAacattaataaatcaataaaactcTATTAAAGTACCATTCCATTGTACAGTTTGAGGTCATACTATTTTAATGTGCCAActacatatttattttgcatttcTCATGGCTTCTTAGTTTTCAATTGTAGTGGTTATAGGGGtgctttttttgcttttaaaagttGTTGGCACCATGTTAACTCACACTCATAATATATTCTTGTGGAATTCAAATAGGGCACAAAACATGCTATaggatatttgtttttagccagTTTTTAATGCAAACTGGGAGCTCCAAATACAGTTCAAAGTGCACGGAACAGACAAAGAATTATATGGTGATGGCATGGCCATATGGTATACAAAAGATAGATTGAAAGAAGGACCTGTGTTTGGCAGCATTGACTACTTTAATGGTCTAGCTGTTATGTTAGATACTTACTCTAACCACAATGGTCCACATAGTGTATGTAATATAGTGTTATAATAAGTtggttttttagtaatttttttttcatatttaacaGCATGGGCATCCATACATATCAGCCATGGTAAACAATGGGTCAATACATTATGATCATGATCGTGACGGCACCCATACTCAATTAGCTGGTTGTACTGCTAAGTTTAGGAATGTAAAACATGACACTCATATTGCTATTCGATATGAAAATGATGTGCTTACAGGTAATTTAAATAGGTGGTAATTAGGAGAACAATTTCATACATATTGTCTCTTTTTTAGTATCAACTGATATCGAAAACAAAAAAGCATGGAATGAATGTTTCAAGATCGAAGGTGTTCACTTACCCACCGGGTATTACTTAGGATTATCAGCCAAAACTGGAGATTTATCTGATAATCACGACGTATTGTCTGTCAGGCTGTTTGATCTAGACATGCCAGGAGATCCGAGGGTCTCAGAAGACAGAACTCACATTATACCATCAGCTAGTAAGTCAGAACCGGTAAGGGACCATGTGGAGGATGAAAAACCTTCAATGTCAAAGATCACCATTgccattttggtttttttggtGTGCTCCATAACGGTCGTTTGTGCAGTTGTATGTTATGACCAGTGCAAGGAAAAGGTGTCAAATAAGAAGcgtttttattaagtaattattgtaattttctattttatggTGTACAATTTTTATAAGACTGTATAGTAATGCAAAACTCTATTAGGTGTAAATAAATGGATGTTTGTTTATGTGTTGGCGTTTTTCATTGGGTTAGGGGATAATTAGggaagtaattaaaaattgcaggagtgcctgtaagaataaATCAATTCCTCTAAAAAATAGCATCAAAAGTCGacgttttacagttttttatttggttttttctcTCTAAGCTTCATTAAGTAAGTTCATAAAATCTGTACAGTatactcaaactcaaaaattctttattgtcaatataaacataaaagttgtagacaaagccaatagacagtacattaactgaataaaaacgagaaactaatttaaaataaaataaaactttgaaaaatacttaaatgctaatcattaaaaaaatcacttaaactatagtacgctttactagcaagaaatattttcgtacTTGTACGTAgccttttttcagtcttaagttgtcttatttctagtggaagtttattaaacagctttctacctctatatatgatagagctatggacaagttcaaaatgaggaatgggtagcctcaacaaataattttgtcgcatATTATAgcggcttcctaagtggagttcctgtttatattttctaaaaacaaagcaaactgttaaaatattatgacttacaaaaagcggacaacatgagtcacgaggcttggccccacatagatatctaatggcccttttctggagtacaaacactgaactaaaaagtgaatttgaacatgaaccccaaaagcaaattccatatcgaaggtgcgactcgataattgcgaagtatgcagatctggcgatggagaaattaagactggtggcaataacccttagggcgtagcagcctgatgagacttttctacatataTTCACAATATTGTCTTCAAACATTActttttggaaacattaaatgtcaaaaaatttgcatcacaccagtcttttatttttaacaaatctgcacgtatattggcctccatttgagaaacattagagtcgtgccagaggatggtggtatcatcggcaaacaatgtaaatttgccagttacctgcagttgtggcagatcgttcacataaatgagaaaaagtaaaggaccaagtactgatccttgcggaacacccacatttatattaagttccttagagataccaccattaaatttgacagcctggacacgatttgataagtaggaacgaaaccactcaagggcagttcctctgaaaccatagagctccagtttcatcagcagcactcagtgactcacgcagtcaaatgccttggacaagtcacataataccgctgctgcaacttcaccaacattcagtcggttgtacaggtgctctagaaagctaaagatagcatcatttgtgctcacagactcacgaaagccaaactgctgaagactcaataggccaaacctatttaaaaatgaaaccatcctcatcttaacgagccgttccactatatcttggctaaagtaggcaataacgctataggtctaaagttagaaggacagtcgcgatcgccacccttgtaaagatcAATTTCAATAATGTTATAGTCGttgatatgttgttaatttcTATTGAAGGGAaggaataaatttatgtttattaagcATCATATAAGTAAGAATAAATCCGTTGATTTATAtgggtagttttaatttttaagtaagaattttttccaaaatccaCAATAGATGTAATTTCAGGACAAAATCAATTCTCCTTTATAGGCTACTTAATATTTTGGATACTCATTCactgaatattataatttcaaTATAGGATCTTCCTAAAAAtgctctttatttaaaaaatatcactttttaaAACCGTCTATCCCTTTTTACACCCAGGATTTTGGCAGGGAGACTATAGGTTTTAGGGGATTATTAGACAAGTAATTAAGATTTTGATtgcaggagtgcctgtaagaataaGTTAATTTCTTCCTTAAAAAATAGCAGTTATAGGTGTAAGGTTCAACATTTTGCAGTGTGTTATTTGAGTTACCCTCTCtacgttttattaataaaatgtatacagtAGCAGTTGAGATATAGAACAAAGAATATACTGGTATGTATTAGTGTTCAGTATACTAAGTTATATTCTATTGCACAAGCACATTTTCCTACTGTAAAACAGCAGTTATGATGAgtcaaaaggcaaaaattttGATCCTTTAAGCTTTAGTTAGTATAAGTCTTTAAAATTGGATAAGTGCCTTTAAGAACAAATCTGCTGATTTCTATGGTtccaaaataataaacttacatAAACTGGTGAAGGAATCCTTCCCAAATCCACAATAAGAGGCGTAGATGAGATATATGAACGCTTCTACCACACACtgcttaaattttttgacatgaCATTTCCTGCTTGTACTGATATTAAAAACTATTCACAATATATAAAAGGTCTTTATGGCTGGTCAATACATAAAAGCCCAATAATATAACAGAagtataaaaatggaaaaaagacCTAAAGTACttctaaaaatcaaattaaaccTGCTTGGACAATTTTAAATACCGATACAAATAAAAGGGATGATAGTGCCAATTTCAACTTGAAAGGGAATAATGGTGAAAGTATAGGAAATCCACAGGCCACATGTTCGAAATTTTTAGCAAGTTCATCTTTCTACACGATCATCGCAATTCTTAAGTTCACAGATAGTAAAAAGTCGAACATTCTTTTTGAAGGAAATGTATCTTCAAAATTTGCGCTTAACTTGTTCAGTCATCTGaatgtaattattataataaggtGACCAAATGAAGACGAACTAGTGCACAGTAAAGAAACTTAATAAATGTAATGTCCTGGAAATCTCTGGTGCAACTCTTAATGAAACCCAGCATTTGCATACATTGCCTTTACTACAGTTATTGTGACATGAGGAGAAacattttaatatgattttaaagttattttacacTTTACCACTTCCAGAGGAGTGCTATTAATAGTATACACATGATTAAGCTGACCAGTACCATAAGTAAAAAGTATGGTATTTAAGACAATATTATTCTATATAGTCAAGTTGAAATTTGAGGCAATCATCCAAATTTGAGACTACGATAAACTTGCAAAGAAAACCTGAGATCATCTGGAAATTTCAGATAGTAGCTATTCATGAAACAACTCCCAATATCTTTGATGAATATGTTATAAAGTAACGATCCTAAGTGGGATACTTAGGGAATATCAGATGGAGcttaaactttaattaattcaacATTGCGCGCAGTATAACAACCTTCCTTGATGTTTAGATAAGTAGGTTTTTACCAACATATATATAGGGAACCGTACTTGCTTAATTTACTTGCATGATTGACGCGGTCAAAAGCTTACTGGAAGTCTGTATACACTGCATGTACGTGACAACCCTCCATAAAAGACTATGGATAACAAAATTAGCAAAAGCGAGAAGATTAGCACAATTCTCTCAAAAACCTTTGGGATAGAACTAAGGTACTATACTTTTGGTGATTTTTAATTCATGATTAAAAGTGTTGTCACCAGGCTTCAAAATTAATGGTTtcaaattaatcttttttaatcATCATAATATACAACAATTTGGCTTTAGACCAAATCTGTCCATTGAGCTAGCAATATTTAAGACACTTGCTTTTATAATAGATACCAACCTAAATGTAGTTTTCTTTGATCTCTCTAAAGCTAACAGCTTTTTATATGGTAAGCTGAAGGGGCATCTCTATATCTCTTATAGAGTTCTTCTTGAAGGATACAGATCCCAAACAGCCTGTATACTCGTATATAGTAATGGTATTTTTCTGGTATATTGGAACTGATTCTCGTCAATAGTGCGTATCAGTATGACCAGCTCCCACTAGCGTTATTAgtaaaacaatgaaaataatgtaaaaatcaTATCAAATACTGGTTTTATTAATCGAATACATGTTGTATTACAAGCATGTAGTTACGATTCAGACcctttagtaaattaattaggCATATCTCGTATATATTTCCGAAAATAAAGTTTGCATTAGTTAATTAACTAATGGTAATTTAACTATTTCCCTATTATACTGTTTGAGTTAATTTTTACATAACataaattcattcattcatataaaaataaattcaaatggaaaaagtcatttatttCATTCAACTATGTTGGCTTTGCCTAATGGTAATGGTATACTTAGTGAACCCCATTATAGAACAGTTCACAATGAACTGATGAGACACTATTGAACCACTACCGATTGTCCAATATAATACGAGATATTTTGGGTTCTAATGATACTGAATACTGCGTGTTTATTGATTTCTTTTAAGAACTCGAGACCAGGATAAAATATCCCCTTTTCCATGACAAGAACAATGAAATTCAATattctaaagaaaattaagtgAACGCGCTGGAATAAGGAAAACAAGAACGATTTCGGTTGaaatgtgatatttttaaaagggcGAGTGAACATTTCATTATGATTTTACGTAAAGCTAATATTTAACGGTATCAGattgcttttttccattttttttcctcGGGAAAGGAGTCTCTGCTTCTGGAAGGGAATAAAACGAGTAAATACTATAATCTGACTAGAAGTGTTTATTTTGAGGaattatatacaatatttagcACTAAAAAAGTCGATTGTCTTACCCTTAGAagtataaaactttttaaaatatttataggaTTTTGTTGTaaggtttacaaaaaaaattaatgtaggAAATTATTTAGTCCCTAATAGGCGGCCTAGTAGGAGGAACCtgcaacaacaacaacaacaaattaCTTCTAAATCCTCAattaaagcaaaacaaaactGACCTCGTCAACTCCAGAAATTCTCTCCAATCACAAAAATGATTCGTGGGCAGTCGCCTCAGTCTCCGATACTTTGAGGTCGCCCTCCGCCTCAATATACTCGACTCCCTCCTCATAGTCCATTTGGTATCTAGCGGAGTGCAGCATACCTCCACCTCCACCACCACCTCCTCCCTGATCCGGATCACCGTATTGGCTATGGTAGAAGTCTTCGCGCATCATGTGGTTCAGGCTACCGCACCGGAAGTACAGGATGGCCTTGAACGGTTTACGGAAGTCCCGGTTCAAGGTCGCGTATATTATCGGATTGAATAAGCTGTTCGCGTAACCTAGCCAGAGGAAAAGACTACCTGGAACAAGGAAAACGGTTTATTATTCTTTTGGTGTTTTGGAGAGACCTttccatgtttaatttttgttttttctttttttctaaattggcTATTTTTCATTTAGTAATTCATGCTTTATTTAAGgctcttttatttatatgtgcTGGGGCTATTATTCATAATTTGGGTAATCATCAAGATATTTGATTTATAGGCggtatttgtaagtttttttttaattttcaaaagtaatttttattgaaaaaagtgattttttttggattcaaaattctgcatttttttaccatctttaagtttttgcttatttcaggcagtcgatttcataataatttaagGGAGTAAAGAAATAAATGCATGATGTCGGTTCTATATCGTTTTTTGTTCGTCAAATATTAGGGATCCCAGTTGAAATGGTGGAAAATGTTAGAGTATACACAGAAACCATAGAGAAGTACTTTGAGATGGTCGAAAGTGCgtcaatatttatcaaaaaaatagggTTTAAATAATGAGTAGTGAGGCCACTTTTCAAAGAATTACAGGTGGTTTGACTTTTCAGGGATCGACTTGCAGCACATgtgtgttatattttttgaaaaaaaatggataCGCCCCTGttttattggaaaaagttttttttacaagattttattaatttttgacaaaaaaaggtCTCAGGTGAATTTTTGCGCTCGCATGCAGGGTTTtcgtgtataaaaaataaaattcatacaAGGgcctttattttaataaaaaaataaaaaattggaatattttaaaaagaattatacaTAAAGGAGTCCAATTATTTTCCAacaatttcataaataaattttaccatTCAATGTCCAGAAGTCAccaaatattaaagattttgaaaccaaattttaattttatgaattttattacgtgataaataattttggtCATAACAtaaaaaccactaaaaatattttcatatttttttcacgaaaaaataTTAGGATTCCTGAGGATAAATTCGAGGGTAGAAACGACACtctgaataaaaaatttgtatagtTAGGGCATTTTTGATTGGGGGcacgttttttctaatttttctatcaacttttcacttttattgaaaatacttttatgaaattgttaaaacattacTAAAAGAATTACATGTAAGAaagttcaattatttttaagaaagtttcaTATATAAACGTTCTTTGTACCTTAAAAACGTTTTGAGTTAAAGGCGATTTTGTCATCCAAGGTACAAAAACCATCAAATCCAAAAccaaaatgaatatttataatttttattttttaacggacATTTTTGGTTACTGGTAATATTTATTTCACGACAAAAGCGGAGGATgcatttaaatgtaaaaacgTCACTCTGAATAAAATTTCTTGATTGGAAAGGGCATTTTTAGTTTAGGACCACtgttttttactcattttttgcATATGCcatttgaatacatttatttacgcGATGTTTAAATCTTAAATGTTGAGCCCTACATATTTCGAGTATAATTAAAATGGGGTAATCGC
Coding sequences within it:
- the LOC126742087 gene encoding vesicular integral-membrane protein VIP36, with the translated sequence MNYLNISLVFIFIFQAAQAEWNTQDFLKREHTLIRPYYGSGIDIPYWQFTGSTIVTPNYIRLTADLPSKSGAIWNTMPVFNANWELQIQFKVHGTDKELYGDGMAIWYTKDRLKEGPVFGSIDYFNGLAVMLDTYSNHNGPHSHGHPYISAMVNNGSIHYDHDRDGTHTQLAGCTAKFRNVKHDTHIAIRYENDVLTVSTDIENKKAWNECFKIEGVHLPTGYYLGLSAKTGDLSDNHDVLSVRLFDLDMPGDPRVSEDRTHIIPSASKSEPVRDHVEDEKPSMSKITIAILVFLVCSITVVCAVVCYDQCKEKVSNKKRFY